One Thalassotalea sediminis DNA segment encodes these proteins:
- a CDS encoding sensor domain-containing diguanylate cyclase yields MPSSEELMRVIKVQTEIAKLGLDLGAVMQYVVEQTLNLISADGAAIELAEGEDMVYRAAAGISSENLGLRLKMSASLSGLCVTSGNVQLCSDSEADQRVDRSACRQIGLRSMIVLPLKYMDTTVGVLKAMSLMPNNFSDKETDLLNILTDMIAAAMFFAAKYDKDALYYKATHDCMTGLANKALFMDRLRHTINQSNTEHHQSAIVIADMDGLKQVNDNYGHRAGDEAIKEFAYRLKLIIRRSDTAARIGGDEFGLILTPIENHEALEIIIQRLKSKLTYPLEFENNQFKLMASVGSALIPHDGREINNLIDTADQRMYSVKKYRKNKRRV; encoded by the coding sequence ATGCCGTCAAGCGAAGAACTTATGCGAGTAATAAAGGTTCAGACAGAAATTGCTAAACTAGGGTTAGATTTGGGCGCTGTAATGCAATATGTTGTTGAACAAACCTTAAATTTGATAAGTGCAGATGGGGCAGCGATTGAATTAGCTGAAGGCGAAGATATGGTGTATCGAGCTGCCGCTGGAATATCGTCTGAAAACCTTGGCTTAAGACTAAAGATGAGCGCTAGTTTATCTGGCTTATGCGTCACGTCTGGAAATGTTCAATTGTGCTCTGACTCAGAAGCTGATCAGCGCGTCGATCGTTCTGCGTGTCGACAGATTGGTTTGCGGTCAATGATTGTTTTACCTCTTAAGTATATGGATACCACTGTAGGTGTTTTAAAAGCCATGTCATTAATGCCAAATAATTTTAGTGACAAAGAGACTGATTTACTGAATATACTGACTGACATGATCGCTGCCGCTATGTTTTTTGCGGCGAAGTATGACAAGGATGCTTTGTACTATAAGGCTACACATGATTGTATGACGGGATTGGCTAACAAAGCTTTATTTATGGATCGATTAAGGCACACAATTAACCAATCAAATACAGAGCATCACCAATCAGCCATTGTGATAGCTGATATGGATGGGTTAAAACAAGTAAATGATAACTACGGCCATCGAGCAGGGGATGAGGCGATAAAGGAATTTGCCTATCGCTTAAAGCTGATTATTCGTAGATCTGATACAGCAGCCAGAATTGGCGGTGATGAATTTGGGCTTATATTGACGCCTATAGAAAATCACGAAGCTTTAGAGATAATTATTCAACGGCTAAAATCGAAGCTAACTTATCCACTTGAATTCGAAAACAACCAGTTTAAACTCATGGCTAGTGTAGGAAGTGCGTTGATTCCTCACGATGGCAGAGAAATAAATAATTTGATAGATACTGCAGACCAACGAATGTACTCAGTTAAGAAATATCGAAAAAATAAACGTAGAGTTTAA
- a CDS encoding serine/threonine-protein kinase, translating to MLYEYFVKAISLSPSEQKLLLAEVSTEHPELYDELVEMIADDQRHQTSGTTIWSSLLANESENIFESAQDLIGRTMGSFTLIELLAQGGMGSVYKACRSDGQFEQTVAIKVLYQSLEKVIGEKALIREAGFMAKLAHPNIGKVFDAGLSEYGDRYIIMEFVDGCTIDKKFSQLTVSLNQKLSLFSNICAAINHAHQMQVVHADLKPSNILIDKANEIKVLDFGISRMFNSREGDKNSIYTMYLNAMTTSYASPELLAGGRPSMLSDIYALGKVLENLIVKPLTSKSRYLAELNSIVVKATAERLTDRYASVIELQQDIERFINKKVVNAYNASPWYRFKKFVFVRHRIASVSAFLGSVFISVLLIRLFFQNESLLRANEQSDLMTQKLTQILALMDRKKSNGVDVNPERLLASTLEILQDDRLNPDSVAQLTLTLANSYNSKGYTVEARRLYKKIIKDVTQLSDPDIAYEAASNLIQMLTHLFDLDLIDEDTNQLVARLSFIDDDKIVPDTITQAFFYHRYMDGTKYTQATSDARVASGNKHTELLRGIINHFWDALSLKQQAEVTGFLARGLLTQFEFSNNTIYPFEQYPDNVINDHIAPVLRESVNLLEQSLLLHRENNGLDDIARGELVLVKLYNYLNQPDVADEHGRIAIEYSERVLGVNHPNLIMRYGELSKGYLYSNPQKSVSLAYKAVSQAEQYTDITGGHYLQAMNVLLNALEGAGEFSQYQEVAQRYFDYYLASSSQERTPFVVGLVANAMKGYYRTLTAAPPEVELLLNSIKNDIQRLSTTQTRKNVDYGAIINEGLIDDLDIIAKLTYIDTPAPVFIEKYQEYTNEKSALSTLRERIEVFWYKALFSQSLDVTSVWHFYKAVPWSGYEKSYSIYKFDLDLKVAMIMMNAERFDYAEKMLNEAKLILSNKVLSQDNAWQTKLGIVEAAFLANKRDKQQTRESLSLLKGALNTHFPGDSLYHQFVARFEK from the coding sequence ATGTTGTACGAATATTTTGTAAAGGCCATTTCCCTTTCTCCTAGTGAACAAAAATTATTACTTGCTGAAGTTAGCACTGAGCATCCTGAGTTATATGATGAACTAGTTGAGATGATTGCAGATGATCAACGTCATCAGACATCAGGTACTACGATATGGTCTTCTTTACTTGCCAACGAAAGCGAAAATATCTTTGAATCAGCTCAAGATCTTATTGGTAGAACGATGGGATCTTTCACGCTCATAGAGTTATTAGCACAGGGCGGCATGGGTAGTGTTTACAAAGCGTGTCGAAGTGATGGGCAGTTTGAGCAAACAGTAGCCATTAAAGTGCTCTATCAATCTTTAGAAAAAGTTATCGGAGAAAAAGCACTGATCCGCGAAGCAGGTTTTATGGCCAAACTTGCACACCCCAATATTGGTAAAGTGTTTGATGCGGGTCTTAGCGAATATGGCGACCGATACATCATTATGGAATTCGTTGATGGCTGTACGATTGATAAGAAGTTCAGTCAACTAACGGTGTCGCTGAATCAAAAATTGTCTTTATTCAGTAATATTTGCGCAGCAATTAATCACGCACATCAAATGCAAGTGGTACATGCCGATTTAAAACCTTCCAATATTCTTATTGATAAAGCCAATGAAATAAAAGTACTCGATTTTGGTATATCTCGCATGTTTAATAGCAGAGAAGGAGATAAAAATTCAATTTATACCATGTACTTAAATGCAATGACCACGAGTTATGCAAGCCCTGAGTTACTCGCCGGTGGTCGTCCATCTATGCTGAGCGATATCTATGCGCTAGGAAAAGTTCTAGAAAATTTGATTGTTAAACCTTTAACCAGTAAATCACGTTATTTGGCAGAGCTAAACAGTATTGTTGTTAAAGCGACTGCAGAGCGATTAACTGACCGATACGCTTCGGTTATTGAGTTACAGCAAGACATTGAACGATTTATTAATAAAAAAGTGGTAAACGCCTACAATGCAAGCCCTTGGTATCGTTTTAAAAAGTTTGTTTTTGTTCGTCATCGAATAGCTTCAGTCAGTGCTTTTTTAGGTTCGGTATTTATTTCGGTATTACTTATTAGATTGTTTTTCCAAAATGAAAGCTTGCTTAGAGCGAATGAACAATCAGATTTAATGACGCAAAAGTTAACGCAAATTTTGGCGTTGATGGACAGAAAAAAAAGTAATGGTGTTGATGTAAATCCAGAAAGATTGCTGGCAAGTACCCTGGAAATTCTACAAGACGATAGATTAAATCCTGATTCGGTCGCACAGTTAACCTTAACATTGGCTAATAGTTATAACAGTAAAGGGTATACTGTTGAAGCGCGGAGGTTGTATAAAAAGATCATCAAGGATGTAACTCAGTTAAGTGATCCCGATATAGCGTATGAGGCTGCATCTAACCTAATTCAAATGTTAACGCATTTGTTTGATCTTGATCTAATTGATGAAGATACCAATCAATTGGTTGCACGACTTAGTTTTATTGATGACGATAAGATTGTACCTGACACCATCACGCAAGCATTTTTCTATCATCGTTATATGGATGGCACCAAGTATACCCAAGCAACATCAGATGCTAGAGTTGCAAGTGGAAATAAACATACCGAGCTTTTACGTGGGATAATTAACCATTTTTGGGATGCGTTGTCTTTAAAGCAACAGGCTGAAGTGACTGGCTTTTTAGCACGCGGCTTGCTGACCCAATTTGAATTTTCCAACAATACCATTTACCCGTTTGAACAATATCCAGATAATGTCATTAATGACCACATCGCCCCTGTATTACGTGAGAGTGTTAATTTACTGGAACAATCTCTGTTATTGCATCGAGAAAACAATGGCTTAGATGATATCGCCCGAGGTGAACTGGTTTTAGTAAAACTGTATAATTATCTTAATCAACCTGATGTTGCAGATGAACACGGGCGTATTGCCATTGAGTATAGTGAACGTGTGTTGGGAGTTAATCACCCCAATTTAATAATGCGTTATGGCGAACTCTCCAAAGGCTATTTATATTCCAACCCACAAAAAAGCGTGTCATTAGCGTATAAAGCAGTGTCGCAAGCTGAGCAATATACCGATATCACTGGCGGACATTATTTACAGGCGATGAATGTGTTACTCAATGCATTAGAAGGAGCTGGTGAATTTAGTCAATACCAAGAGGTTGCTCAGCGTTATTTTGACTATTATTTAGCATCGTCCAGCCAAGAAAGAACACCATTCGTTGTTGGTTTAGTCGCAAATGCGATGAAAGGGTATTACCGCACGTTAACGGCAGCCCCACCAGAAGTAGAACTACTTTTAAACTCCATTAAAAATGATATCCAACGACTAAGCACTACACAAACAAGAAAAAATGTCGACTATGGGGCAATAATTAACGAAGGACTCATTGATGACTTAGACATTATTGCAAAGCTTACTTATATCGATACGCCAGCTCCTGTTTTTATTGAGAAATATCAAGAATATACGAATGAAAAATCGGCGTTATCAACACTGCGTGAGCGTATTGAGGTTTTTTGGTATAAGGCGTTATTTTCACAGTCACTCGACGTAACAAGTGTATGGCATTTTTACAAGGCAGTACCTTGGAGTGGCTATGAAAAATCATACTCTATTTACAAATTCGATTTAGATTTAAAAGTCGCAATGATCATGATGAATGCTGAGCGATTTGATTACGCTGAGAAAATGTTAAACGAAGCAAAGTTAATATTGTCCAACAAAGTATTGTCGCAAGATAATGCATGGCAAACGAAGCTTGGCATAGTCGAAGCGGCGTTTTTAGCGAATAAGCGCGATAAACAGCAAACTCGCGAATCACTATCGTTATTAAAAGGAGCTTTGAACACTCATTTTCCTGGCGACTCTTTGTATCATCAATTTGTAGCGCGTTTTGAAAAATAA
- a CDS encoding 3-keto-disaccharide hydrolase, translated as MKQRYYAFLIYLFSTLSFSAEWQSLLDKQLEHWDIYLSYKHKESYDGSVPTNKNGQPIAPIGLNTDNDKYQVFTVIEEDGQPVLRVSGEIYGAVTSKASYRNYHFKLQFRWGDIKWPPRENKLRDSGILYHGIGEHGKEYYRSWMLSQEFQIMRGHIGDYWKQATSAIDVRAFQPEYIMNPVADETQPFLKVGTGEEVDGFVLRKENREKPLGEWNSLELICFEGKSLHIVNGEVVMVLKNSRYLKDGVPTRLAEGKIQLQSEAAELYFRKIQIQPLTELPTKYAALFQ; from the coding sequence ATGAAACAACGCTATTATGCATTTTTAATTTATCTGTTCAGCACCTTATCTTTTAGTGCTGAATGGCAGAGCCTGTTGGACAAGCAGCTTGAACATTGGGATATTTATTTAAGTTATAAACATAAAGAATCTTACGACGGCAGTGTTCCAACAAATAAAAATGGACAACCGATAGCACCAATTGGTTTAAATACTGATAATGATAAATATCAAGTTTTCACTGTTATTGAGGAAGACGGACAACCTGTTTTGAGAGTATCGGGGGAAATTTATGGTGCTGTTACCTCAAAGGCCTCTTACCGAAATTACCATTTTAAATTGCAATTTCGTTGGGGTGACATAAAGTGGCCTCCCCGTGAAAACAAACTGCGTGACAGCGGTATTTTGTATCATGGAATAGGCGAGCATGGTAAGGAATATTACCGTTCTTGGATGTTATCTCAGGAGTTTCAAATAATGCGTGGGCATATTGGTGACTACTGGAAACAGGCAACGTCTGCCATAGATGTTCGTGCGTTTCAGCCAGAATATATTATGAACCCAGTAGCTGATGAGACCCAACCCTTTTTGAAAGTTGGTACTGGCGAAGAAGTCGATGGTTTTGTGTTGCGCAAAGAAAACAGAGAGAAGCCGCTCGGAGAATGGAACTCATTGGAGCTAATCTGCTTTGAAGGGAAAAGCCTGCATATTGTTAATGGCGAAGTTGTTATGGTGCTTAAAAATTCGCGTTATCTCAAAGATGGCGTGCCAACAAGACTGGCCGAGGGTAAAATCCAATTACAAAGCGAAGCAGCCGAATTGTATTTTCGTAAAATACAAATTCAGCCTTTAACCGAGCTACCAACAAAGTATGCCGCATTGTTTCAGTAA
- a CDS encoding metallophosphoesterase, producing MLLEKVKAHRTIDMNRFGRNFFVGDIHGNKTALINQLNELAFDFTQDRLFCAGDLIDRGPESKDCLELLMEPWFFSTLGNHEAMFLQGFDEAAYWGVLLKNGGRWINDYQDDMPALFSLAQLIRIKMSLSITVKTAFGNIGVVHANAPKDWLALQTLNVNHESVPPYIWQRTDFSHHHCLPIANVMAVVHGHNSVAKYQIINNQLWIDTYSKSGKFTILEDIQIAEKIKRSH from the coding sequence ATGTTGCTTGAAAAAGTGAAAGCTCACAGAACGATAGACATGAATCGTTTTGGTCGTAATTTTTTTGTCGGCGACATTCATGGTAATAAAACTGCACTAATAAATCAGTTGAACGAATTAGCATTTGATTTTACACAAGACAGATTATTTTGTGCAGGTGACTTAATTGACCGGGGGCCTGAGTCGAAAGACTGTTTAGAATTATTGATGGAACCTTGGTTTTTTAGCACGTTGGGCAACCACGAAGCAATGTTTTTGCAGGGCTTTGATGAAGCTGCTTATTGGGGAGTACTATTAAAAAATGGTGGTCGTTGGATAAATGATTATCAAGACGATATGCCCGCATTGTTCAGCTTAGCGCAACTTATTCGTATTAAAATGTCATTGTCTATAACCGTAAAAACAGCCTTTGGTAATATCGGAGTGGTACATGCAAATGCCCCCAAAGATTGGCTCGCGTTACAAACGCTTAACGTCAATCATGAAAGTGTACCACCGTATATTTGGCAACGTACCGACTTCAGTCATCACCATTGTTTACCCATAGCAAATGTTATGGCTGTAGTACATGGGCATAATTCAGTCGCCAAATACCAAATCATTAATAATCAACTGTGGATTGATACTTACTCTAAATCTGGAAAATTCACGATTTTAGAAGATATTCAGATTGCAGAGAAAATTAAACGTAGTCACTAG
- the folK gene encoding 2-amino-4-hydroxy-6-hydroxymethyldihydropteridine diphosphokinase: MARVYVSLGSNINREYHIRRALDALASYFSPLILSKAYDCEPVGFIGDNFLNLVVGFDTDCSIAEITAILREIEDDNGRVRTGPKFSARTLDIDILTYDDVVGHVNGVTLPRGEITENAFVLLPLTDVAGEQLHPQLQKSYTEIWQAYDQASQKLSVIDFSWQPS; encoded by the coding sequence GTGGCTAGAGTTTACGTAAGCCTTGGAAGTAACATTAATCGTGAGTATCATATTCGTCGTGCTTTAGACGCGCTAGCGAGCTATTTTTCTCCGCTTATTCTCTCTAAAGCATATGACTGTGAGCCTGTGGGTTTTATTGGTGATAATTTCTTAAATTTAGTGGTAGGTTTTGACACCGACTGTTCAATCGCTGAGATCACGGCCATTTTACGAGAAATTGAAGATGATAACGGCCGCGTAAGAACAGGCCCCAAATTTTCTGCTAGAACGTTAGATATTGATATTCTTACTTATGATGATGTAGTTGGTCACGTTAATGGCGTTACATTACCTCGTGGTGAGATTACTGAAAATGCTTTTGTTTTATTACCGCTAACAGACGTTGCTGGCGAACAACTGCATCCACAACTACAGAAATCCTATACCGAAATCTGGCAAGCTTATGACCAAGCGAGTCAAAAATTATCTGTGATTGATTTTTCCTGGCAACCTAGCTGA
- the folX gene encoding dihydroneopterin triphosphate 2'-epimerase, with amino-acid sequence MNHNAIITITNLRLRTFIGFNEEEKSKQQDIVINAEVHYPVNKLCLNDNVDNALNYKTICKDIISHVENGRFLLLEKLTSDVLGICVDHPWVNYAKVTIDKPHALRFADSVSLTLSYQAESGESS; translated from the coding sequence ATGAACCACAATGCCATAATAACAATTACTAACTTAAGGCTACGAACCTTTATCGGCTTTAATGAAGAAGAAAAAAGTAAGCAGCAAGATATCGTTATTAACGCTGAAGTGCATTATCCCGTGAATAAGTTATGTTTAAATGACAACGTTGATAACGCTTTAAACTATAAAACCATCTGTAAAGATATTATTAGTCACGTTGAAAACGGGCGTTTCTTATTATTAGAGAAATTAACCAGTGATGTACTTGGCATTTGTGTCGATCATCCGTGGGTTAATTACGCCAAAGTAACCATTGATAAGCCTCATGCCTTACGTTTCGCTGATTCAGTGTCTTTAACCTTGAGTTACCAAGCAGAGTCAGGAGAGTCATCATGA
- a CDS encoding ECF-type sigma factor produces the protein MEEQEVLKLIKGWQLGEPKATKLLMNFAYLKIKEYAKINHENLPEDANTAIINMSATDIAHDAYLKLTQAESQISIETQRQFYSYVNSAVRNVFIDHYRKQVKAKSRNPDKTQFESTHVINKADEKATQHTAIITMNDEIELLTAEFPRQAEVLELRYFAQRSNKEIARLLNVSVRTIENDLRFARAWLKKRLS, from the coding sequence ATGGAAGAACAAGAAGTACTTAAACTTATCAAGGGCTGGCAATTAGGCGAGCCGAAGGCAACAAAATTGTTAATGAATTTTGCCTATTTGAAAATTAAAGAATACGCAAAAATAAATCATGAAAATCTCCCTGAAGACGCGAATACCGCAATCATCAATATGTCGGCAACCGATATCGCTCATGATGCGTATCTAAAATTAACACAGGCGGAATCTCAAATTTCTATTGAAACGCAGCGTCAGTTTTATAGTTATGTAAATTCAGCCGTAAGAAATGTGTTTATTGATCACTATCGCAAACAGGTGAAAGCGAAATCAAGAAACCCAGATAAAACGCAGTTTGAATCAACACATGTAATCAATAAAGCAGATGAAAAAGCCACTCAGCACACGGCAATCATCACCATGAATGATGAAATTGAATTGCTAACCGCAGAGTTTCCTCGTCAAGCTGAGGTTCTTGAACTTCGATATTTCGCCCAGAGAAGCAATAAAGAGATCGCTCGTTTGCTTAATGTATCAGTAAGAACCATTGAAAATGACCTACGTTTTGCTAGAGCATGGTTGAAGAAAAGGCTTAGTTAA
- the folE gene encoding GTP cyclohydrolase I FolE, whose translation MISNEAQLVRDTLIEKGLETPLVPSSMSAEDKYGRIKGLLTEVVSTLGLDLSDDSLAETPHRIAKMYVHEIFSGLDYKNFPSISVIENKMAVDEMVKVTDINLTSTCEHHFVTIDGLAQVAYIPNKKIIGLSKINRLVRFFAQRPQVQERLTQQILVAVQTLTETDNVAVSINATHYCVKSRGIMDVNSKTSTTALGGIFKTNPQTRAEFLK comes from the coding sequence ATGATTAGTAACGAAGCACAATTGGTGCGTGACACACTTATTGAGAAGGGCTTAGAAACGCCTCTTGTGCCAAGCTCAATGTCTGCCGAAGACAAGTACGGTCGTATTAAGGGGTTGTTAACCGAGGTGGTAAGTACACTAGGCTTAGATTTAAGTGATGACAGTTTAGCGGAAACGCCGCACCGCATAGCTAAAATGTATGTGCATGAAATATTTTCGGGTTTAGATTATAAAAATTTTCCGTCAATTTCCGTTATTGAAAATAAAATGGCCGTTGATGAAATGGTGAAAGTTACTGATATTAATTTAACTTCAACATGTGAACATCATTTCGTGACAATAGATGGTTTAGCCCAAGTTGCTTATATTCCAAATAAAAAGATTATTGGTTTATCAAAAATAAATCGCCTTGTGCGTTTTTTTGCACAACGTCCGCAAGTGCAAGAGCGCTTAACTCAGCAAATATTGGTAGCAGTACAAACCTTAACGGAAACAGACAATGTCGCTGTTTCGATTAATGCAACGCATTATTGTGTAAAATCACGAGGTATTATGGATGTAAACTCAAAAACATCTACTACTGCATTAGGGGGGATTTTTAAAACGAACCCACAAACACGTGCGGAGTTTTTAAAGTG